A region of Ictidomys tridecemlineatus isolate mIctTri1 chromosome 4, mIctTri1.hap1, whole genome shotgun sequence DNA encodes the following proteins:
- the LOC101955014 gene encoding olfactory receptor 9G19, protein MQRGNHTVTEFILLGFTRDPVMQLVLFVVFLIMYVLTVAGNTSLIVLICNDSRLHTPMYFFIGNLSFLDLWLSCVYTPKILMTCISDDKSISFAGCLAQFFFSAGLDYTECYLLAAMAYDRYVAISKPLLYSQAMPIKLCVFLVVASYLGGFINSSVITKKTFSFDFCNDNIIDDFFCDLLPLVKLSCGRKEGYQALMYFLLSSNVITPIALILASYLFIIATILRIRSTQGRLKAFSTCSSHLVSVTLYYGSILYIYSRPKTSYTFDTDKIVSTFYTVVFPMLNPLIYSLRNKDVKEALNKLLKRS, encoded by the coding sequence CTTATCATGTACGTTTTGACTGTGGCAGGAAACACGTCCCTCATAGTGCTCATCTGTAATGACTCCAGGCTCCACACACCCATGTATTTTTTCATTGGAAATCTGTCTTTTCTGGATCTCTGGTTGTCTTGTGTCTACACTCCAAAGATCCTAATGACTTGCATCTCTGATGATAAAAGCATctcctttgctggctgcctggctCAGTTCTTCTTCTCTGCTGGACTGGACTATACCGAGTGTTACCTGCTGGCTGCCATGGcttatgaccgctatgtggccatctcaAAGCCACTGCTTTATTCTCAGGCCATGCCGATAAAACTATGTGTATTTTTGGTAGTAGCCTCATATCTTGGTGGCTTTATTAACTCTTCTGTCATCACCAAGAAAACCTTTTCCTTTGACTTCTGTAATGACAACATCATTGATGACTTTTTCTGTGACTTGCTTCCCCTGGTGAAGCTGTCCTGTGGCAGGAAGGAAGGCTACCAAGCTCTGATGTACTTTCTCCTGAGCTCCAATGTCATCACCCCCATAGCGCTCATCCTGGCCTCCTACCTCTTCATCATTGCCACCATCTTGAGGATCCGCTCCACCCAGGGCCGCctcaaggccttctccacctgctcctcccacctggTCTCTGTCACCCTGTACTATGGCTCCATCCTCTACATCTACTCTCGCCCCAAAACTAGCTACACCTTTGACACAGACAAAATTGTCTCTACCTTTTACACTGTGGTGTTTCCCATGTTGAACCCCTTGATCTATAGCCTGAGGAATAAGGATGTGAAAGAGGCTCTGAATAAACTGCTCAAACGATCATGA